From Afipia carboxidovorans OM5, one genomic window encodes:
- the arfB gene encoding alternative ribosome rescue aminoacyl-tRNA hydrolase ArfB codes for MIRVTRDIIIDESDIDISFVRASGPGGQNVNKLSTAAQLRLDVGRLSLAPDTFTRLQTLAGQRMTKDGVLVLHAQRFRTQERNRADAIERLLVLLREAAVRPKPRRPTKPTLGSKKRRLEGKKRRSDVKAGRSGRFDD; via the coding sequence ATGATCCGGGTGACGCGCGACATCATCATCGACGAGAGCGACATCGACATCTCCTTCGTTCGCGCTTCCGGGCCGGGCGGGCAGAACGTCAACAAGCTCTCGACCGCGGCGCAGTTGCGCCTTGATGTCGGCCGCCTGTCGCTGGCTCCCGATACATTTACGCGGCTGCAGACGCTCGCGGGTCAGCGCATGACCAAGGACGGCGTGCTGGTGCTGCACGCCCAGCGCTTCCGTACCCAGGAGCGCAACCGTGCCGATGCGATCGAGCGGCTGCTCGTGCTTCTGCGCGAAGCCGCGGTACGGCCGAAGCCGCGCCGCCCCACCAAGCCGACGCTCGGCTCGAAAAAGCGCCGCCTCGAAGGCAAGAAGCGCCGCTCCGACGTCAAGGCCGGCCGCAGCGGTCGGTTCGACGATTGA